A window of Rosa rugosa chromosome 7, drRosRugo1.1, whole genome shotgun sequence genomic DNA:
TTAAGTAGTATAGAGAAACTTACTTTCATCTCTTCTCACTCCGGGAAGAGATACACGAAACAGGTAGGAGTCCTCAGACTCTCCAATGTCAATGAGTCCTATAGTTGGTCCTATCTGCCCTGTTGCCGCACTCCCAGTCAATGCAAATCCATTTTTGGCTGCGGCTACAATATTTGACCACtcattttcagttggaggagaaggaagaaaaatcATAGCAGGATCAACATTCTGTGTATCATCAGAGCCATTTCCCGTCGGCAAAGGAGCCATATAACTGTACATAACAGGTGTACCATTATATTCCACACTACTGGTAGGTGCCACCACATGCACTTGTTTCAGAGGATCCTTATATTCTAGGGGATCATCTACATGTTTTGTTACAGTAGAGCTTCGAGATGATCTAATGGGAGGTGATTCTCCATTAGACTTCTGCTCATGGACTGTCATATCATATAAAGTACTTCCATCAGTATTGGCATGCAACCTCGCAGAATCTCTATCCAGAACAAAACCCTCAAGCCCAGTTAGCCTCTTAAATCTTTCTATATCCTCTGGCTTAATGTAATATATTTCCGGATTTCTGATAAATACAATGTTCTCAAAGAAGTTAAAACTGGTTCTTGACTGCGAATTGTAGTGAAGTAGGGGAGGAAAGAGATCAGGAAACTGAGGGTAATTGGCTGTGTCATCTTGTCCTTGGATGAGGAGATTACCATGGAAGAACTGCTGCAACAAAGGTAATTTAACAATGGCAGATTGATCAGCCTTCCAAAGAACATAATAGTACACCTGCTGCACCTCCGCTGTATTGATTTGGGAACCAGCTAGTTGCTCAAAAGTATATGGTGGAAGTCCCTCAGCTATTCTCTGCAACACTGACTTAGGGGGCCTGTCTCCTTTAACATCAGGGCCAAAGTAGGTACCCATTATGAAGTACAAGAGAAACATCTGATCATCATTTGCCATCCCGCTTTGCTCATTCTTAGGATTAGACTCTGTAGCCTGAGATGAGTCATCCATAACTGGTGCAGAAAAAAGTTTAGTAAGTGCAAGAATTTAGAATAGATCAGGATAATGTTAAATAGCAATTTAGCGGACTCTATACAATCATTTTAACTCTAAATCTTTTTTTGGCTTTTACTGATGACCAGAAAACAAAACGTTGAGcataataatatgattattgtaTATTTGAAAAGCTATCTGGTGTACAATACTCAACATAGATGTTAACAGAGACAGCTTTACTAAAACACTGTATTTTCTTGTTTCGGTGTCACTTACTAccaaggaaacaaaaagaaacagcTTATGGAAAAAAATGCACATTTGGTCTCTgaaattcaaaagaaaatttGCAGAGGGAAGACTGGATTCATAGAAAACCAGAAAAGCCGAAGAGCACTCTTAGCTCTTTCCATAAATTCCTCTATCATCGCTCAGCATAATGTCACCGTAAATTCACCATCTCCAATACCTTAAGCACAGTAACTACAAGGCCTCCCTTCACCACAACAATAAGTCAATAACAAAGCAAGGCACACCGCCATCATAGTTGGGTGCGGCATTGTTACACAAATCACACCATACTCTCACACCCCTCATCAGTGTATCTACACTGCATACAGTACCAACAAGGCAGTCTTTGAGATTTAGGGGGTCCTCTTCAACAATACTCCCCTCCAACCAGAAAATACAATTAATATTTTGATATGTACCCATATCATAAAGCAAATTTATACATAAAACTcaccaaaaacaaacaaacacccaGAGACAAATGCAGCAAAAGATTTAACATTTAAAACAGTAATACCACTAGAaagcttttttgttttgtttttgggtgtCAAATGAAGTTGAAGACGCTCAGAGTTTATCTATAATTGCAATGCAGGCATGGAACCCTTCGTAATCCGAAGAGAATGAGCAGCCCTccaatgaaaaaataaataaagattgAATCTTGCGATGGTAAAAGTAAAGTAATTGAAagcagaagtgaagaagaatcACAGTATGAGCAAACAAATTATCGAAATCAAAACAAGAGTCGATAATAATCTTACATATACCTGGCAGCGACGAGGGTAGATTGATGGAATTTGGGTTATGCATTGTCACTCTACAGGAAGGAGAGGGAGTGTGTGCTTTGAAAGAAACAGAGTTTGCGATCGAGTCCCACAAACAGACGAGTGGCACTCTTTTGGCCAAAAACACCCACgtccaaataaataaataaaatctattttttttttttaatatgtttCCGATGAAAGAATGTTAGAGAAGGTAGCATCCAAACCCATATGACAAAACTATGAACGTTAACATGGGTACGTTAACTGAAAAGATGGCTGAAAAGATCCACGCCACATAACTCCCCGACTAAAaaaaccataaaaaaaaaaaaagttaatgatAATTAATATTTAGTTTACCAACCTAAACTTATGACTGAAAATCTCGTTAGTCCCTGGTCTTTTAATTTTATCAGTAACACCCTTATACTTACCAATTTGATCAATCTAGTTTAATCGTTAGCCAATCCGTCAATTTTAACCGTTAAGTGTGTGTGTTTGAAATTGGTAAGTATAGGGGTGttattgatgaaattgaaatatcAAAGATTGATATAATTTTCGGTCATAAGTTCAGATAAAATTAAATTTAGTCATAATTAATAAAAaagtaatgctaggtgaaccacctCTTTGGATACCACCTTTGTGAGCATGGATGTTACAGACAAGATACCGTTGAGGGACAAATTAGTATACCTCAAGAAGGTAACCCAAAGTGGAAGATACAGAGGGCTTGGAGCCTAGGGGTAGGTCAATGACGGGCAAGGATCCCCCCGTTGAGGGACAAATTAGTATACCTCAAGAAGGTAACCCAAAGTGGAAGATACAGAGGGCTTGGAGCCTAGGGGTAGGTCAATGACGGGCAAGGATCCCCTATGAGGAGGTCCGAAAAGGGATACCCAGCCCGGATACTATAATAAGGAAAGTATCGCATACATTACCTAGACAAGGGAATGAATCAATGAATCCTAAACACAATACTAATACCTTGAAGAGCATCTCGAGTAGATCAATGAGTTGGGCATCTATATGGCCTCAATTAAATGCTTGTGGTATTTGAGTATATCTCGAATAACCTGAGTaaggaaaataaaatcaaactctaTTTCTTATACTTAAAAGATAAGTCACCTACCTAGAGTTAGTTTACGGAAATACCATCTTACCCCGACATACAATCTTCTATATAAGGAGACACAATGCACCAACTCTAGTAACGAATTCTACCAAACTCTAGCCCATTGCTCCGAGTTTTATTCTGACTTGATCATCGGAGGCTCTTTGTCCGGAACCACATCGGGCTTGGATTCTATTTTGTAGGTTATACAAGATCATATACTAAGATTCCAGTTCTGATCTCTTACACCACCTAAATTCTGTATGTGGCAGTTGATATAACACAAAACCCAAACATATTATATGATTTCATTAAATGAGGTGGCTATGCCACATTAGCTGCCACATAAGGTCGGATGCAGGTGGTACCTAAAAAGCTGGTGATGAGAGcaatatttgctatgttttAAACGTTATcctctctacattttacttagatattctcttaacattatcatttctaacttagtttctATGGAAAGGCTCCCCAACAAGGCCAATATTACAAACTTAGCTCCACAAAACCTGAACTGTTTCTTGGTCTAGGGTTTGCACTATTCTTCTTGTCCGGCGGCGCGCCTGGGCGGCGTTGGCTCGCCTCACCTGCTAGAGGCTGCTGCTAGACGGGAATTTGAAAACTAGAGGCTCGACAGCTTCTTAGAGAGGGGTTATGGCTCGAGTCCGGCTTTGGATGGTTTTGGCGACGACCACCAGAGGAAATCTTGGGCTCAGTGGGAGGCGACACACTGCGGGTCGAGCGGCGCCGAGGCACCTCCTTGATCTCCATGATCGGCGACGTGATGGAGGGGCTGGACGGTGGCGGCGGCGTGCTGGATCGGACTGCATCAGACTGGTTTGGCATGGCTCGGTTG
This region includes:
- the LOC133720189 gene encoding increased DNA methylation 2-like isoform X3, which encodes MDDSSQATESNPKNEQSGMANDDQMFLLYFIMGTYFGPDVKGDRPPKSVLQRIAEGLPPYTFEQLAGSQINTAEVQQVYYYVLWKADQSAIVKLPLLQQFFHGNLLIQGQDDTANYPQFPDLFPPLLHYNSQSRTSFNFFENIVFIRNPEIYYIKPEDIERFKRLTGLEGFVLDRDSARLHANTDGSTLYDMTVHEQKSNGESPPIRSSRSSTVTKHVDDPLEYKDPLKQVHVVAPTSSVEYNGTPVMYSYMAPLPTGNGSDDTQNVDPAMIFLPSPPTENEWSNIVAAAKNGFALTGSAATGQIGPTIGLIDIGESEDSYLFRVSLPGVRRDEREFSCEVENEGQVLIRGVTITGEKTVYRYSQMFEMQTQNLCPTGHFSISFQLPGPVNPQQFSGNFGTDGILEGVVMKRLDVK
- the LOC133720189 gene encoding increased DNA methylation 2-like isoform X2 encodes the protein MHNPNSINLPSSLPVMDDSSQATESNPKNEQSGMANDDQMFLLYFIMGTYFGPDVKGDRPPKSVLQRIAEGLPPYTFEQLAGSQINTAEVQQVYYYVLWKADQSAIVKLPLLQQFFHGNLLIQGQDDTANYPQFPDLFPPLLHYNSQSRTSFNFFENIVFIRNPEIYYIKPEDIERFKRLTGLEGFVLDRDSARLHANTDGSTLYDMTVHEQKSNGESPPIRSSRSSTVTKHVDDPLEYKDPLKQVHVVAPTSSVEYNGTPVMYSYMAPLPTGNGSDDTQNVDPAMIFLPSPPTENEWSNIVAAAKNGFALTGSAATGQIGPTIGLIDIGESEDSYLFRVSLPGVRRDEREFSCEVENEGQVLIRGVTITGEKTVYRYSQMFEMQTQNLCPTGHFSISFQLPGPVNPQQFSGNFGTDGILEGVVMKRLDVK
- the LOC133720189 gene encoding increased DNA methylation 2-like isoform X1 → MHNPNSINLPSSLPGIFMDDSSQATESNPKNEQSGMANDDQMFLLYFIMGTYFGPDVKGDRPPKSVLQRIAEGLPPYTFEQLAGSQINTAEVQQVYYYVLWKADQSAIVKLPLLQQFFHGNLLIQGQDDTANYPQFPDLFPPLLHYNSQSRTSFNFFENIVFIRNPEIYYIKPEDIERFKRLTGLEGFVLDRDSARLHANTDGSTLYDMTVHEQKSNGESPPIRSSRSSTVTKHVDDPLEYKDPLKQVHVVAPTSSVEYNGTPVMYSYMAPLPTGNGSDDTQNVDPAMIFLPSPPTENEWSNIVAAAKNGFALTGSAATGQIGPTIGLIDIGESEDSYLFRVSLPGVRRDEREFSCEVENEGQVLIRGVTITGEKTVYRYSQMFEMQTQNLCPTGHFSISFQLPGPVNPQQFSGNFGTDGILEGVVMKRLDVK